In one window of Ferriphaselus amnicola DNA:
- the ybgC gene encoding tol-pal system-associated acyl-CoA thioesterase codes for MTDTQPYSLPVRVYFHDTDAGGVVYHANYANFMERARTEWLRDVYGYNHAAMMKELGVAFVVCSMKLDFLRPAVLDDLLQVTAELKEIGRSRVTIHQSVKRGSETLTTAEIHLVCVDISAFRPVAVPDVLRNQWKD; via the coding sequence GTGACTGACACACAACCGTATTCTTTGCCTGTTAGAGTCTATTTCCACGATACGGATGCAGGCGGCGTGGTCTATCACGCGAATTACGCGAATTTCATGGAACGTGCACGGACTGAGTGGTTGCGCGATGTCTATGGGTATAATCACGCCGCGATGATGAAGGAATTGGGCGTGGCCTTCGTGGTGTGCTCGATGAAACTGGATTTTCTCAGGCCGGCGGTGTTGGATGATCTGTTGCAGGTGACGGCTGAGTTGAAGGAGATTGGACGCAGTCGGGTGACGATCCACCAGTCGGTAAAGCGCGGTAGCGAAACGCTGACAACGGCTGAGATCCATCTGGTGTGCGTGGATATTTCGGCATTCAGGCCCGTGGCGGTGCCGGATGTGTTGCGGAATCAATGGAAGGATTGA
- the ruvC gene encoding crossover junction endodeoxyribonuclease RuvC, whose protein sequence is MITRILGIDPGLRITGFGVLDKQGQQLSYVASGCIKTPDGELPERLKVILLSLGEVIALHQPQQVAVEKVFVNVNPQSTLLLGQARGAAICAAVSAHLPVAEYTALQVKQSVVGNGHAAKEQVQEMVKRLLNLSGTPSPDAADALACAICHAHGGMGLGGLATKGFRVKGGRLI, encoded by the coding sequence GTGATAACTCGCATCCTCGGCATCGACCCCGGTCTGCGCATCACGGGGTTCGGTGTCTTGGACAAACAAGGTCAGCAACTTAGCTACGTTGCCAGTGGCTGCATCAAGACGCCCGATGGTGAGTTGCCAGAGCGGCTGAAGGTCATCCTGTTATCGTTGGGCGAGGTCATCGCCTTGCATCAGCCACAGCAGGTCGCGGTGGAAAAAGTATTCGTCAACGTCAATCCGCAATCCACTTTACTGTTGGGGCAGGCGCGCGGTGCGGCGATCTGTGCGGCGGTGTCAGCCCATTTGCCGGTGGCGGAATATACCGCTCTACAGGTGAAGCAATCGGTGGTGGGAAATGGCCATGCCGCCAAGGAGCAGGTTCAGGAAATGGTGAAACGACTCTTGAATCTCTCTGGAACGCCTAGCCCTGATGCGGCCGATGCATTGGCTTGCGCCATCTGCCATGCCCATGGTGGCATGGGGCTGGGGGGGCTGGCTACCAAGGGCTTTCGAGTCAAAGGCGGGAGATTGATTTGA
- the ruvB gene encoding Holliday junction branch migration DNA helicase RuvB — protein sequence MIHTDDLTSGSRLISPVPVSVREEALERALRPKQLDEYVGQEKVRGQLSLFIEAAKMRQEPLDHVLLFGPPGLGKTTLAHIIAREMGVNLRQTSGPVLERAGDLAALLTNLEPNDVLFIDEIHRLSPVVEEILYPALEDYQIDIMIGEGPGARSVKLDLPPFTLVGATTRAGMLTNPLRDRFGIIGRLEFYTPQELQRIVMRSSGLLEMNLSDDGALEVARRSRGTPRIANRLLRRVRDYADVRAGGDASRKVADAALTMLDVDAQGLDLMDRKLLLTVIEKFAGGPVGVDNLAAAIGEERDTIEDVLEPYLIQQGYLQRTPRGRMATANAWLHFGLPQPGNPANKELWSD from the coding sequence ATGATTCACACCGACGATCTTACTTCTGGCTCCCGCCTGATCTCGCCTGTGCCTGTTTCGGTCAGGGAAGAGGCGCTGGAGCGCGCGCTACGTCCTAAGCAACTCGACGAATACGTCGGGCAGGAGAAGGTTCGTGGGCAGCTATCGCTATTCATCGAGGCGGCGAAGATGCGGCAGGAACCGCTGGATCACGTGTTGTTGTTCGGTCCGCCGGGGCTGGGCAAGACGACCTTGGCACACATAATTGCGCGTGAGATGGGGGTGAATCTGCGCCAGACCTCGGGGCCGGTGCTGGAGAGGGCAGGGGATCTAGCAGCGCTGCTGACCAATCTGGAGCCGAACGATGTGTTGTTCATCGACGAAATTCATCGTCTGTCGCCGGTGGTGGAGGAAATTCTGTATCCCGCGCTGGAGGACTATCAGATCGACATCATGATCGGAGAGGGGCCGGGGGCGCGCTCGGTGAAGCTCGATCTGCCGCCGTTTACACTGGTCGGCGCGACCACCCGCGCTGGGATGTTGACCAATCCCTTGCGCGACCGTTTCGGCATCATCGGGCGGCTGGAGTTCTACACGCCGCAAGAGTTGCAGCGCATCGTGATGCGCTCGTCTGGGCTGCTGGAGATGAATCTGTCCGACGACGGTGCTTTGGAAGTGGCGCGCCGTTCGCGCGGCACGCCACGTATCGCCAATCGTCTGCTACGCCGCGTGCGAGATTACGCCGATGTGCGCGCGGGCGGTGATGCCAGTCGCAAGGTGGCTGATGCGGCGCTGACCATGTTGGATGTGGATGCGCAGGGGCTGGATCTAATGGACCGCAAGTTGCTGCTCACGGTGATCGAGAAATTTGCTGGCGGGCCCGTTGGCGTGGATAACCTCGCGGCTGCTATTGGCGAAGAGCGTGACACCATCGAAGATGTGCTGGAACCGTACCTGATCCAACAGGGTTACCTGCAACGCACGCCGCGTGGACGCATGGCGACGGCCAACGCTTGGCTGCATTTCGGCTTGCCGCAACCGGGTAATCCGGCCAATAAGGAATTGTGGAGTGACTGA
- the ruvA gene encoding Holliday junction branch migration protein RuvA, with protein MIGRLTGNVLEKNPPQILLDVQGVGYEVEVPMSTFYNLPALGERVVLLTQFIVREDAHLLYGFGTDDERVAFRQLLKISGVGPKLALSVLSGLSLVDLADAVSRKETGRLTKIPGVGKKTAERLILELQGKFATAPTATGKAGSSSSAISSDITNALQALGYNEKEAGWAAQQLPAEVSVSDGIRQALKLLSKA; from the coding sequence GTGATCGGTCGTCTCACCGGCAATGTGCTGGAAAAAAATCCCCCACAAATCCTGCTCGACGTGCAGGGCGTAGGCTATGAAGTCGAAGTGCCAATGAGCACCTTTTACAACCTGCCCGCGCTGGGCGAGCGGGTGGTGTTGCTGACTCAGTTCATCGTGCGCGAGGACGCGCATCTGCTGTACGGTTTTGGCACAGACGACGAGCGCGTAGCCTTCCGCCAGTTGCTCAAAATCAGCGGTGTCGGCCCCAAGTTAGCGTTGTCGGTTCTTTCTGGCTTGAGTCTAGTTGATCTGGCGGATGCTGTTTCCCGCAAGGAGACTGGGCGACTGACCAAGATACCCGGCGTCGGCAAGAAAACCGCTGAGCGCTTGATTCTCGAACTGCAAGGCAAATTCGCCACTGCGCCGACAGCCACAGGCAAAGCGGGTAGCAGTAGTTCTGCCATCAGTAGCGACATCACCAATGCGCTGCAAGCGCTTGGCTACAATGAGAAAGAGGCTGGGTGGGCGGCGCAGCAATTGCCTGCCGAAGTCAGCGTTTCAGATGGCATTCGGCAAGCGCTTAAATTACTATCCAAAGCATGA
- the tolB gene encoding Tol-Pal system beta propeller repeat protein TolB — MIMRTLTIFVLLMVVAPAKAALNIEIIGAGERQIPVVVVPFAGEEKLPVSISSVVSADLARTGLFRLVDPAGKAPHQPAEVNYSEWSGVEAITIGNVVAQANNRLEVQFRLLDSVKQVELVGQAVAGKDAQLRNIAHRIADMIYEKLTGVPGVFSTRIVYVNRHKGKFKLIVSDSDGLGEQVILQSDEPIMSPAWSPDGSHLAYVSFELGHASVFVQSLVTGQRMVVANFPGSNSAPAWSPDGTQLAVVLTRDGSSQIYLCKPDGSGLRRLTHGDAINTEPNFSPDGQYLLFTSDRGGSAQIYRMSAEGGAAHRLTFEGGQSFSPRHSPDGKGFVFTYRNGGRFYIATEDFETKQMQVLTDGGWEKRPSFAPNGKLVLFASDALGRGILSTVSSDGKVKQRMSAQTGDVREPMWGPFLNQ; from the coding sequence ATGATTATGCGTACGCTGACGATATTTGTCCTGTTGATGGTTGTTGCGCCCGCAAAGGCGGCGTTGAACATCGAGATTATCGGGGCAGGTGAACGACAGATTCCGGTGGTGGTGGTGCCATTCGCTGGTGAGGAGAAGTTGCCAGTATCGATCAGCAGTGTGGTTTCGGCTGACTTGGCACGCACTGGCTTGTTCCGTCTCGTTGATCCGGCCGGAAAAGCACCGCATCAGCCAGCTGAGGTGAATTATTCCGAATGGAGTGGCGTGGAGGCGATCACGATCGGTAATGTGGTTGCTCAAGCGAACAATCGATTGGAAGTCCAGTTTCGCTTGTTAGATAGTGTCAAGCAAGTTGAGCTGGTGGGGCAGGCGGTGGCCGGCAAGGATGCGCAACTGCGCAACATCGCCCATCGCATCGCCGATATGATTTACGAAAAACTGACAGGGGTGCCCGGTGTGTTCAGCACTCGTATCGTCTATGTGAACAGGCATAAGGGCAAGTTCAAGTTGATCGTGTCGGATAGTGATGGATTAGGTGAGCAAGTTATCCTGCAAAGTGATGAGCCGATCATGTCACCAGCATGGTCGCCAGATGGCAGTCATCTGGCTTACGTCAGTTTTGAGTTGGGGCATGCATCGGTGTTCGTACAGTCTTTGGTGACTGGGCAGCGTATGGTGGTGGCGAACTTCCCCGGAAGTAACAGTGCACCGGCTTGGTCACCTGACGGTACGCAGTTGGCCGTTGTTTTGACTCGTGATGGAAGCTCCCAAATCTACCTGTGCAAGCCGGATGGTAGTGGCCTCAGACGACTCACTCACGGTGATGCGATCAATACTGAACCAAACTTTTCTCCTGATGGGCAGTATCTACTGTTCACCTCGGATCGGGGTGGTAGTGCTCAAATATATCGGATGTCGGCTGAAGGGGGCGCTGCACATCGACTTACTTTCGAGGGAGGTCAGTCGTTCTCGCCGCGTCACAGCCCAGATGGCAAAGGATTCGTATTCACCTATCGAAATGGTGGGCGTTTCTATATCGCGACCGAGGACTTTGAGACCAAGCAAATGCAGGTGCTAACGGATGGCGGTTGGGAAAAGCGTCCGAGCTTTGCTCCCAATGGCAAGCTCGTGCTGTTTGCATCAGATGCCCTAGGTCGTGGTATATTGTCCACCGTTTCCAGCGATGGGAAGGTCAAACAGCGTATGTCGGCACAAACGGGTGATGTTCGTGAACCCATGTGGGGGCCGTTTTTGAACCAGTAA
- a CDS encoding cell envelope integrity protein TolA, protein MELTYHQPNRMPAAMLALLVHTLFFALLYFGVGWHSEQPQGMTVDMWDALPAATSASVAEPAPREPEPVEPPKPVVKEVAPAKPEPIKAEIELKDKKKPLEKVTEVKKPIEVAKPVPPKVTETMRAEQAAKAEMERVRAERAAAEAAQAAANGRVVDEFVAKIIAKVKRNIVMPPDVPDNAKAEFDVTLLPGGSVLNTKLAKSSGNVAYDSAVERAILKSQPLPLPPDASLFKRFRDLHLGFKPVE, encoded by the coding sequence ATGGAATTGACTTACCACCAGCCCAATCGGATGCCAGCCGCGATGCTGGCATTGCTGGTACACACCCTGTTCTTCGCCCTGCTGTATTTTGGAGTGGGCTGGCACTCTGAACAGCCGCAAGGGATGACGGTGGATATGTGGGATGCTTTGCCTGCGGCGACGTCTGCTTCTGTCGCTGAGCCAGCTCCTCGTGAACCTGAACCTGTTGAGCCACCCAAGCCGGTGGTAAAGGAAGTCGCTCCGGCCAAGCCCGAACCGATCAAGGCCGAGATCGAACTTAAAGATAAGAAAAAGCCGCTTGAAAAAGTGACTGAAGTGAAAAAGCCAATCGAGGTGGCTAAGCCCGTGCCGCCAAAAGTCACCGAGACGATGAGGGCAGAGCAGGCGGCCAAAGCTGAGATGGAGCGGGTTCGTGCAGAGCGAGCCGCAGCCGAGGCGGCACAAGCGGCGGCAAATGGTCGAGTGGTCGATGAGTTTGTGGCCAAAATCATCGCCAAAGTAAAACGCAATATCGTGATGCCACCTGATGTGCCAGATAATGCCAAAGCCGAATTTGATGTGACCCTGCTGCCAGGGGGCTCCGTTCTTAACACCAAGTTGGCAAAGTCCAGTGGCAATGTTGCTTATGACAGTGCTGTGGAGCGCGCCATACTTAAATCCCAACCGTTACCGTTGCCACCTGACGCTTCTTTGTTCAAGCGGTTCCGTGATTTGCATTTGGGCTTTAAGCCCGTGGAGTGA
- a CDS encoding prenyltransferase, with protein sequence MPPLEPTLAAFANPFVRYFAATRPAFLTASLTAAILGLATARHSGIVLDATLATVTLLFAVLAHAGANVLNDYYDALNGTDAANTERIFPFTGGSRFIQNGVLTRAQTRNFGFSLLAAVALAGLWLMAQSAPQLLYIGLLGLLVGWAYSAPPLSLNSRGLGELCIAVGFSLIPIGADFVQRGEFALFPVIAVVSYGLLTANLLYINQFPDRTADISAGKLHWVARLPVTQARWGYVLIAASAYFWLAGAVIMHALPPLALLGMLSAPLSFNAARQLLQHAAQPQQLATAIQATIGAMLAHGALVSVALFIA encoded by the coding sequence ATGCCACCTCTAGAGCCCACTCTCGCTGCGTTTGCCAATCCCTTCGTACGCTATTTTGCAGCAACGCGACCTGCATTCCTTACGGCTAGTTTGACTGCCGCCATACTGGGGCTGGCGACCGCGCGCCATTCCGGCATCGTCTTGGATGCAACGCTGGCTACGGTGACCTTGCTGTTTGCGGTGTTGGCGCATGCCGGAGCAAACGTGCTTAACGACTATTACGATGCGCTGAATGGTACTGATGCAGCTAACACCGAGCGCATCTTCCCGTTCACCGGCGGCAGCCGCTTCATCCAGAACGGTGTGCTGACGCGGGCACAGACGCGCAACTTCGGGTTTTCTCTTCTGGCGGCGGTGGCGCTGGCAGGGCTCTGGCTGATGGCGCAAAGTGCACCGCAGTTGCTCTACATAGGCCTGCTCGGTCTGCTTGTTGGCTGGGCGTACTCTGCGCCGCCACTGAGTCTGAATAGCCGAGGCCTAGGCGAACTGTGTATCGCCGTTGGTTTCAGTCTGATCCCAATCGGTGCGGACTTTGTGCAGCGCGGCGAGTTTGCCCTGTTTCCGGTGATTGCGGTGGTCAGCTACGGCCTGCTCACGGCGAACCTGCTTTACATCAACCAGTTCCCAGACCGCACAGCCGATATTTCCGCAGGTAAATTGCACTGGGTGGCCCGACTGCCCGTGACGCAGGCTCGTTGGGGTTATGTGTTGATCGCCGCATCTGCTTACTTTTGGCTGGCTGGGGCAGTTATCATGCACGCCTTGCCGCCGCTGGCGCTATTGGGCATGCTGTCTGCGCCGCTAAGTTTCAATGCAGCGCGCCAATTGTTGCAACACGCAGCTCAGCCACAGCAGCTTGCCACCGCCATCCAGGCCACTATCGGTGCGATGCTGGCGCATGGAGCGCTGGTGTCGGTGGCGCTATTTATCGCATAA
- a CDS encoding YebC/PmpR family DNA-binding transcriptional regulator yields the protein MAGHSKWANIQHRKGRQDAKRGQIFTRLIKEITVAAKLGGSDPDTNPRLRLAMEKAYDNNMPKDNVERAIKRGAGELEGVDYMELRYEGYGINGAAVMVDCMTDNKTRTVADVRHAFTKYGGNLGTDGSVSFLFKHCGYMVFAPGTDEDALMEVALDAGAEDIVNNDDGSIEVITAPHDFVTVKQRLEASGFKPEMGEVTMKAETEVTFTGDDAVRMQKLLDALEDVGDVQEVYTTAVIEE from the coding sequence ATGGCAGGACACAGCAAATGGGCTAACATCCAGCATCGCAAGGGGCGTCAGGATGCCAAGCGCGGGCAAATCTTCACCCGACTCATCAAGGAAATCACTGTGGCGGCCAAGTTAGGCGGCAGCGACCCCGACACCAATCCGCGTCTGCGTCTGGCGATGGAAAAGGCCTACGACAACAACATGCCCAAGGATAACGTCGAGCGTGCGATCAAGCGTGGAGCGGGCGAACTTGAAGGTGTGGACTACATGGAGCTGCGCTACGAAGGTTACGGAATCAACGGCGCAGCGGTGATGGTCGATTGCATGACCGACAACAAGACGCGCACCGTGGCCGATGTGCGCCATGCCTTCACAAAATACGGCGGCAACCTCGGCACTGACGGTTCCGTTTCCTTCCTGTTCAAGCATTGCGGCTATATGGTGTTCGCGCCCGGCACGGACGAGGATGCGCTGATGGAAGTGGCGCTGGATGCTGGTGCGGAAGACATCGTGAACAACGACGACGGCAGCATCGAAGTCATCACGGCCCCACATGATTTCGTGACCGTAAAGCAGCGTCTGGAAGCCTCCGGCTTCAAGCCCGAGATGGGCGAAGTGACCATGAAGGCCGAAACGGAAGTTACGTTTACCGGCGACGATGCCGTGCGTATGCAGAAACTGTTGGACGCGCTAGAAGACGTGGGCGACGTGCAGGAAGTCTATACCACCGCTGTGATCGAAGAGTAA
- the tolR gene encoding protein TolR, whose protein sequence is MRSRSSHRPMSQINVVPYIDVMLVLLVIFMVTAPMMNPGQVDLPSIGKALTPPTAPLEVIIKKDNSLALRDHASADAEHEVSSEEMVITIKQKQAANAEQPVVISADKNVRYEEVIKVMDVLQRQQVKKVGLLTQSK, encoded by the coding sequence ATGAGAAGTCGCTCCTCGCATCGTCCGATGAGTCAGATCAACGTCGTGCCGTATATCGACGTGATGCTGGTGCTGCTGGTCATCTTTATGGTCACCGCGCCGATGATGAATCCAGGGCAAGTCGATCTGCCCAGCATCGGCAAGGCGCTCACGCCGCCCACTGCGCCGCTAGAGGTCATCATCAAGAAAGACAACTCCTTAGCCTTGCGCGACCATGCGTCTGCAGATGCCGAGCATGAGGTGTCTAGCGAAGAGATGGTTATTACCATCAAGCAGAAGCAAGCGGCGAACGCCGAGCAGCCGGTGGTGATCTCCGCTGACAAGAATGTGCGTTACGAAGAGGTCATCAAGGTGATGGACGTGTTGCAAAGGCAGCAAGTGAAAAAAGTCGGACTGCTGACGCAGAGCAAGTAA
- a CDS encoding OmpA family protein has protein sequence MKKIALSGLLLSLLTACASQPKPVAPVEKAPVADATTVKVGTAEIDPLDDPKTGLTYRSLYYALDVDVIQDADKPLVAAHAKYLGSHPARTVRLEGNADERGSNEYNLALAQRRADGVKKLLLLGGAKEGQLTSVSYGEEKPRNTSHDEDGWAENRRTDLNYAK, from the coding sequence ATGAAAAAGATTGCATTGAGTGGATTGTTGCTTAGTTTATTGACGGCATGTGCCAGCCAGCCGAAGCCTGTGGCTCCAGTGGAGAAGGCGCCAGTTGCAGATGCAACTACAGTCAAAGTGGGCACAGCCGAAATCGATCCTTTGGATGACCCTAAGACAGGCTTGACCTATCGCAGCCTTTATTACGCACTCGACGTGGATGTGATTCAAGACGCAGATAAGCCCTTGGTTGCCGCCCATGCCAAGTACTTGGGTTCGCACCCGGCGCGTACTGTGCGACTTGAGGGTAATGCCGACGAGCGTGGTAGCAATGAATACAACTTGGCTCTGGCTCAGCGTCGTGCCGATGGTGTGAAGAAGCTGCTGTTGCTGGGTGGTGCCAAGGAGGGGCAATTGACATCGGTAAGCTACGGTGAAGAAAAGCCACGTAATACGAGCCATGATGAAGATGGCTGGGCAGAGAATCGCCGTACTGATCTGAATTACGCAAAGTAA
- the ybgF gene encoding tol-pal system protein YbgF, with translation MNLRALLLMGCCTFALQANAGILSDDEARKGVQALNERVQKLEDAQKEQTRSLLDLQGQIEALNIELRKMRGQNEELVHNLQDAEKRQKDFYIDLDSRLRRFEVDPAQSSSPVASATGVTDDPLQENRAFETAFSLHRAKSYQAAINAFQEFQRKYPNSVQLPNVYFLMGDSFMSLKDYPSAAMTFQTFLDVAPKQPKAPEALLLIATAQQEMKQPLLVKKTLKKLVVQYPDSEAAAKAKERLATLK, from the coding sequence ATGAATTTGCGTGCCTTGTTGCTGATGGGTTGCTGCACATTCGCCTTGCAGGCGAATGCCGGTATTCTTTCCGATGACGAGGCACGTAAAGGCGTTCAGGCTCTGAACGAACGCGTCCAGAAGCTAGAGGATGCGCAGAAAGAACAGACTAGGTCGCTGCTCGACCTACAAGGCCAAATTGAGGCACTCAACATCGAACTGAGGAAGATGCGAGGTCAAAACGAAGAACTCGTTCACAATCTCCAAGATGCCGAGAAGCGGCAAAAAGATTTCTATATCGACTTGGATAGCCGTCTGAGACGATTTGAAGTTGATCCAGCGCAATCCTCTTCTCCAGTGGCTTCTGCGACTGGTGTAACAGATGACCCATTGCAAGAGAATCGTGCCTTCGAGACCGCATTCAGCTTACATCGCGCCAAGAGCTATCAGGCTGCTATCAATGCGTTCCAAGAGTTCCAGCGTAAATATCCCAACTCCGTGCAGTTGCCCAATGTATATTTCCTGATGGGAGATTCATTCATGAGTCTCAAGGATTATCCGAGTGCGGCGATGACGTTCCAGACTTTCTTGGACGTTGCACCAAAGCAACCTAAGGCACCTGAAGCGCTATTGCTCATTGCGACAGCTCAGCAAGAAATGAAGCAACCTCTGCTTGTAAAGAAGACGCTGAAGAAGCTTGTTGTCCAATATCCAGATAGCGAAGCCGCTGCCAAGGCCAAGGAACGTCTGGCCACACTCAAGTAA
- the queC gene encoding 7-cyano-7-deazaguanine synthase QueC, producing the protein MRKALVLLSGGLDSATVLAIARAQGFSCYALSVDYGQRHHAELAAAQRVAQTLGASEHRIIHIDLTSFGGSALTDDTIAVPEHPSAGIPLTYVPARNTIMLSLALAWAEVLGSQDIFVGVNAVDYSGYPDCRPEYIKAFEDMANLATKAAVEGHRLTVHAPLIALSKAEIIQQGIALGVDYGTTVSCYQADEQGRACGVCDSCRLRAAGFQQAGVADATRYCSKSQ; encoded by the coding sequence ATGAGAAAAGCACTCGTACTCCTCTCTGGTGGACTGGATTCTGCAACCGTGCTCGCCATCGCGCGCGCTCAAGGTTTTAGTTGTTATGCACTCAGTGTGGACTATGGTCAGCGTCACCATGCTGAATTGGCAGCAGCACAGCGTGTAGCGCAAACACTGGGGGCAAGTGAGCATCGCATCATCCACATTGATCTGACCAGTTTTGGCGGTTCGGCATTGACCGATGACACGATTGCCGTGCCCGAGCATCCGAGTGCGGGTATTCCGCTGACTTATGTGCCTGCGCGCAACACCATCATGCTGTCGCTGGCGCTGGCTTGGGCCGAGGTGCTCGGCTCGCAGGATATATTCGTAGGCGTGAATGCAGTGGACTATTCCGGCTATCCGGACTGCCGTCCCGAGTACATCAAGGCCTTCGAGGACATGGCCAACCTAGCCACCAAGGCCGCCGTGGAGGGGCATCGGCTGACCGTTCATGCTCCGCTTATTGCGCTTTCCAAGGCCGAGATCATTCAGCAGGGCATCGCCTTGGGCGTTGATTACGGCACGACAGTTTCCTGTTATCAGGCGGACGAACAAGGCAGGGCCTGTGGGGTTTGCGACTCTTGCCGCTTGCGCGCCGCTGGTTTTCAGCAGGCTGGCGTGGCCGATGCCACCCGCTATTGCAGCAAATCACAGTAG
- the queE gene encoding 7-carboxy-7-deazaguanine synthase QueE, producing the protein MSEPDTRASLRITEIFYSLQGETSRVGLPTVFVRLTGCPLRCTYCDTAYAFTGGRSMLLTETLAEVAQHGARYVTVTGGEPLAQKNCLPLLQALCDAGYQVSLETSGALDVSGVDARVAKVLDIKTPASGESDKNLWGNLISLNPQDEIKFVLCDEIDYLWAKQVLDEHALASRCEVLFSPAQGQLDPTVLADWILRDHLPVRLQVQLHKLLWGNQQGK; encoded by the coding sequence ATGTCCGAACCTGATACTCGCGCATCACTGCGCATCACCGAGATTTTCTATTCATTGCAAGGCGAAACCAGTCGTGTCGGTTTGCCGACCGTATTCGTGCGGCTTACCGGCTGTCCCTTGCGCTGTACTTATTGCGATACCGCTTATGCTTTTACTGGTGGGCGATCCATGCTGTTGACCGAGACCCTTGCTGAAGTAGCGCAACATGGAGCGCGCTATGTCACCGTCACGGGCGGCGAGCCGCTGGCACAGAAGAACTGTCTGCCTCTGCTTCAAGCCTTATGCGATGCGGGTTACCAGGTTTCGCTAGAAACGAGCGGCGCGCTAGATGTGAGTGGCGTTGATGCACGTGTGGCCAAGGTCTTGGACATCAAGACACCGGCGTCCGGTGAGTCGGATAAGAATCTCTGGGGTAATCTGATCTCTTTGAATCCGCAAGATGAGATCAAATTCGTGTTGTGTGACGAGATCGATTATCTTTGGGCAAAACAAGTGCTGGACGAACATGCCTTGGCTTCCCGCTGCGAGGTGCTGTTTTCACCCGCTCAAGGCCAGCTTGACCCGACCGTGCTGGCAGATTGGATCTTGCGCGACCACTTGCCGGTACGTCTACAAGTACAACTGCACAAGCTGCTTTGGGGCAATCAGCAAGGCAAATGA
- the tolQ gene encoding protein TolQ produces the protein MEVTQDLSFITLIGNASVLVQLVMGLLLFVSLLSWWYIFQKMFAVRLTTKQSVIFEQAFWSHDDLEVLYRNALSSRENAGSLERIFAAGFEEFKKLKRKSGMDVSAVMDGTRRAMRATYQREMDHLESHLSFLATVGSVSPYVGLFGTVWGIMNAFRGLANVGQATLAHVAPGIAEALVATAMGLFAAIPAVVAYNRYAHEIDRLSTRFESFMEEFSNVLQRQP, from the coding sequence ATGGAAGTTACTCAAGATCTATCGTTTATTACCTTGATTGGAAATGCCAGCGTACTGGTGCAACTGGTGATGGGTTTGCTGCTATTCGTGTCGCTGCTGTCGTGGTGGTACATTTTCCAGAAGATGTTCGCGGTGCGTTTGACCACCAAGCAGAGCGTGATCTTCGAGCAAGCATTCTGGTCGCATGATGACCTAGAGGTGCTGTACCGTAATGCGCTTTCCTCACGGGAGAATGCGGGTAGTCTGGAGCGCATCTTTGCTGCAGGCTTTGAGGAATTTAAGAAATTGAAACGCAAGTCGGGTATGGACGTAAGCGCGGTGATGGATGGTACGCGCCGGGCTATGCGAGCAACTTATCAGCGCGAGATGGATCATCTGGAGTCGCATCTTTCCTTTCTGGCAACGGTCGGCTCAGTCAGTCCTTATGTCGGTCTATTCGGTACGGTGTGGGGCATCATGAACGCCTTCCGTGGGTTGGCGAATGTCGGTCAGGCAACGTTGGCACACGTCGCGCCCGGCATCGCCGAAGCTTTGGTCGCGACTGCGATGGGCTTGTTCGCGGCGATTCCTGCAGTGGTAGCTTACAACCGTTACGCGCATGAGATCGACCGTCTTTCTACCCGCTTCGAGAGCTTCATGGAAGAGTTCTCCAACGTGCTTCAGCGGCAGCCGTAA